The following are encoded in a window of Onthophagus taurus isolate NC chromosome 3, IU_Otau_3.0, whole genome shotgun sequence genomic DNA:
- the LOC111417088 gene encoding uncharacterized protein → MKRFLLAIILVCSFSAITATSQFLKNEECKATNLKADYYYDIFQIVVTFNSPQDCNLIRFVIKCSINGQIHHINTVDENTAVGVIQLIEHLSCKDDVEVSVVSYGEDDVELGESDVVEVVIKPCKECEAEITGIEYDGRSQLILSIIPPQSICDEAASIKLKSYIDDDTTIHGNIYIEDTVGIISLSEPLSCESDIKVTIETYDVNDLIVVESHMKKLLRCDPCKASINGVAYDGNLNIFVSITSSGSDCLATTLRVKCKIDGEIIYGDTIVDNIAGIISLSEKLLCENNVVVSIVVYGKNDLELWESNAIKVRIFDC, encoded by the exons ATGAAGCGTTTTCTTCTTGCAATTATTTTAGTGTGTTCTTTTAGCGCCATTACAGCAACTTCGCAGTTTCTTAAAAACGAAGAATGCAAAG cTACAAATTTAAAAGCGGATTATTACTACGATATATTTCAAATAGTTGTTACGTTTAACTCTCCTCAGGATTGTAACCTCATaagatttgtaataaaatgctCGATTAATGGTCAAATACACCATATCAATACGGTCGATGAGAACACCGCGGTGGGAGTCATTCAGTTGATAGAACATTTATCTTGCAAAGATGATGTGGAAGTATCTGTTGTGTCTTATGGCGAAGATGATGTCGAACTTGGGGAATCAGATGTTGTGGAAGTGGTAATAAAACCAT GTAAAGAATGTGAAG cCGAAATTACTGGTATAGAATATGACGGGCGTTCTCAATTAATTCTTTCAATTATTCCTCCGCAATCGATTTGTGATGAAGCTGCAAGCATCAAACTAAAAAGTTATATCGATGATGACACCACTATTCATGGTAATATTTACATCGAGGATACAGTGGGAATTATTTCATTATCGGAACCGTTAAGTTGCGAATCTGATATTAAAGTAACGATAGAAACTTACGATGTAAATGATTTGATCGTTGTTGAGTCACATATGAAAAAACTACTTCGAT GTGATCCTTGCAAAG CTTCAATTAACGGCGTGGCTTATGATGGTAACTTGAACATTTTCGTTTCAATTACCTCATCAGGATCGGATTGTTTAGCAACGACTTTAAgagtaaaatgtaaaattgatggtgaaattatttatggtgatACAATCGTAGATAACATCGCAggaataatttctttatctgAAAAGTTATTATGTGAGAACAACGTTGTGGTGTCAATTGTAGTCTatggtaaaaatgatttagaacTTTGGGAATCAAATGCAATAAAAGTACGAATTTTTGattgttaa